Proteins encoded within one genomic window of Spirulina major PCC 6313:
- a CDS encoding ABC transporter ATP-binding protein translates to MSDPSITLAVEKLAKHFANTRQAAVSEVSFHLRQGDILTLLGPSGCGKTTLLRLIAGFEEPDYGTVMIDGRYVVGEGREIPPEKRGVGMVFQDYALFPHLTVGENIAFGLQGSGKLTKATQQRIGDVLQLVGLEGLGQRYPYQLSGGQQQRVALARALAPRPALVLLDEPLSNLDVQVRSHLRQELRHILKAAGTSAIFVTHDQEEALAISDAVGVMQQGQLEQIDTPETVYYRPRSRFVAEFVTQANFLPAQRLADGWDTEVGLFEIATELEGDRAELMIRQEQIRIAHDPNGKGVICDRQFLGREQSYRVELPSGQRLNVRTMARIPFTVGDRVSLTIDPFALQLFPAHP, encoded by the coding sequence ATGTCTGACCCGTCGATTACCCTTGCTGTTGAGAAACTTGCTAAGCACTTTGCCAATACTCGCCAAGCGGCAGTGTCTGAGGTGTCATTCCACCTGCGCCAAGGGGATATTTTGACGTTGCTCGGGCCGTCAGGCTGCGGTAAAACCACGTTATTGCGCTTGATTGCCGGGTTTGAAGAGCCGGATTATGGCACGGTGATGATTGATGGGCGTTATGTGGTGGGAGAAGGACGAGAGATTCCGCCAGAGAAGCGTGGCGTGGGCATGGTGTTTCAGGATTATGCCCTGTTTCCTCATTTGACGGTGGGGGAAAATATTGCGTTTGGGCTGCAAGGGTCGGGGAAGTTGACGAAAGCTACCCAGCAGCGGATCGGGGACGTGTTGCAGTTGGTGGGGCTTGAGGGATTGGGGCAACGGTATCCCTACCAATTGTCAGGGGGGCAGCAGCAGCGGGTGGCGTTGGCGCGGGCGTTGGCTCCCCGGCCGGCGTTGGTGCTGTTGGATGAACCCTTGAGTAATTTAGATGTGCAGGTACGATCGCACCTCCGCCAAGAATTGCGCCACATCCTCAAAGCGGCGGGCACATCGGCGATTTTCGTCACCCATGACCAAGAGGAAGCCCTCGCCATTTCCGATGCCGTGGGGGTCATGCAGCAGGGTCAGTTAGAACAGATTGACACGCCAGAAACGGTGTATTACCGACCGCGATCGCGCTTTGTGGCAGAATTTGTCACCCAAGCCAATTTTCTCCCCGCCCAGCGCCTCGCCGACGGTTGGGATACTGAAGTGGGACTGTTTGAGATCGCCACGGAACTAGAGGGCGATCGCGCCGAATTAATGATCCGCCAGGAGCAAATTCGCATCGCCCACGACCCCAACGGCAAGGGAGTGATTTGCGATCGGCAATTTTTGGGGCGCGAACAATCCTATCGTGTCGAACTCCCCTCCGGTCAGCGCCTCAATGTGCGCACCATGGCCCGCATTCCCTTCACCGTGGGCGATCGCGTCTCCCTCACCATCGACCCCTTCGCCCTCCAACTCTTCCCCGCCCATCCCTAA
- a CDS encoding TldD/PmbA family protein, translated as MNELARAEQILEMAQRLGAGGVEVYSSTSRSRPVVFEANRLKQLESSESAGMAVRVWMEGRPGLAVAYGEVNPEPLVENAIAIAHLNPSEPIELPDSAPITPSDRGTWIDSEALIDLGDRTITQVLDTYPDVLCSFSAQCDRDTVLLLTSNGFHGQYTTTSLSTSIGVEWVRGEDFLGIYDDLDSDTLPHPDHLLAAILEHLTWAQHHAPAPSGQVPVLFTPKAASLLWDVVADAMNAKACHDGSSPWSKRYGQRILAPNLTLRQDPCQGVGHCPMDDEGTPTQALTLMEGGVFTQMYCDRTLGRRFGLPSTGNGFRSDLGRYPSPDLVNLLIDPGPMTVAQLRHTITDGLIVDQVLGGGADLSGDFSVNVDLGYRVRNGKIMGRVKDTMVAGNVYESLGQDVRLGCDRTWQGNVATPSVVVQGLSVVGDEAD; from the coding sequence ATGAATGAGCTAGCACGGGCCGAACAGATTTTAGAGATGGCGCAACGGTTGGGGGCGGGAGGGGTGGAGGTCTACAGTTCCACCTCGCGATCGCGCCCTGTGGTGTTTGAAGCCAATCGCCTCAAACAACTGGAAAGTAGTGAATCGGCAGGGATGGCGGTGCGGGTCTGGATGGAGGGCCGACCCGGTTTAGCGGTGGCCTATGGGGAAGTGAACCCGGAGCCGTTGGTGGAAAATGCGATCGCGATCGCCCACCTCAACCCCAGCGAACCCATCGAACTCCCCGACTCGGCCCCGATTACGCCTAGCGATCGCGGGACTTGGATCGACAGTGAAGCCCTGATTGATCTCGGCGATCGCACCATCACCCAAGTCCTCGACACCTATCCCGACGTGCTGTGCAGTTTCTCGGCCCAGTGCGATCGCGATACCGTCCTGCTGCTCACCAGCAACGGCTTTCACGGTCAATACACCACCACCAGCCTCAGCACCTCCATCGGCGTGGAATGGGTACGGGGCGAGGACTTTCTCGGCATCTACGACGACCTCGACAGCGACACCCTCCCCCACCCGGATCACCTCCTTGCCGCCATCCTGGAGCATCTCACCTGGGCCCAACACCATGCCCCCGCCCCATCGGGCCAAGTCCCCGTCCTCTTCACCCCCAAAGCCGCCTCCCTCCTCTGGGATGTGGTGGCCGATGCGATGAACGCCAAAGCCTGTCACGACGGCTCATCCCCCTGGAGCAAACGCTACGGCCAACGCATTCTCGCGCCGAATTTGACCCTTCGCCAAGATCCCTGCCAAGGCGTTGGTCACTGTCCCATGGACGACGAAGGCACACCCACCCAAGCCCTAACCCTAATGGAAGGGGGCGTGTTTACCCAGATGTATTGCGATCGCACCCTAGGCCGTCGCTTCGGCCTCCCTAGCACCGGCAACGGCTTTCGCAGCGACCTGGGCCGCTACCCCAGCCCCGATCTCGTCAATCTCTTAATTGACCCCGGCCCGATGACCGTCGCCCAACTGCGCCACACGATCACCGATGGCCTCATCGTCGATCAGGTTTTAGGTGGGGGCGCGGATCTGTCGGGGGATTTTTCGGTGAATGTGGACTTAGGCTATCGTGTCCGCAACGGTAAGATCATGGGCCGGGTCAAGGATACGATGGTGGCGGGTAATGTTTACGAAAGTTTGGGGCAGGATGTGCGTTTGGGGTGCGATCGCACTTGGCAAGGCAATGTCGCCACCCCGTCGGTGGTGGTGCAGGGGTTATCGGTGGTGGGGGATGAGGCAGATTAA
- a CDS encoding iron ABC transporter permease — protein sequence MAHLPIVTLTSGWTLLVAAIALLISIPILAVISSIFSDSGEIWQHLVATVLQDYIINSLVLMVGVGLGVLMVGTGAAWLVTMCRFPGSRWLEWLLLLPLAAPAYLLAYLYTELLEYYGPIQTALRQTFGWQTIQDYWFPDVRSMGGAIALLVLVLYPYVYLLARVAFLEQCTCTLEASRSLGCNPWRGFWRVALPLARPSLAAGLALVLMETLNDFGTVEFFGITTFTTGIYRTWLGMGERTAAAQLAAVLLGFILILIALERWSRRRAKYYQNAGHAKPFQPYHLTGWRAWGALGACAVPVLLGCGLPFALLIQMTLAHWQDTVDQTFWTLAGHSVVLAMITAVLGVALAVVMAYGQRLRGNWMMNASVRLAAMGYAIPGSVIAVGTLIPLGRLDNGIDAWMRSHVNISTGLLLSGTITALVFAYLVRFLAVSFNTVESSLSKIQPNLDDASRSLGQGPTATLLKVHVPLLQGGLLTAAMLIFVDVMKELPATLVIRPFNFDTLAVRVYQYASDERLAEAAAPALAILAVGMIPVILLSVQIARSRHC from the coding sequence GTGGCTCATCTCCCGATCGTTACCTTAACCAGTGGCTGGACGTTACTCGTGGCGGCGATCGCCCTCCTGATTTCGATCCCGATTCTGGCGGTGATCAGCAGCATTTTCAGCGACTCCGGTGAGATCTGGCAGCACCTTGTTGCCACAGTTTTGCAGGATTATATTATCAACTCCCTCGTGCTGATGGTGGGGGTGGGGTTGGGGGTGCTGATGGTGGGGACAGGGGCGGCGTGGCTCGTGACCATGTGCCGCTTTCCGGGGAGCCGCTGGCTGGAATGGCTCTTGCTCTTGCCCCTAGCAGCTCCGGCCTATCTGCTGGCCTATCTCTATACCGAACTGCTGGAATATTACGGGCCAATCCAAACCGCATTACGGCAAACCTTCGGCTGGCAAACGATTCAGGACTATTGGTTTCCCGATGTACGGTCAATGGGAGGGGCGATCGCGCTCCTCGTCCTCGTGCTGTATCCCTACGTTTACCTCCTCGCCCGCGTCGCCTTTTTAGAACAATGCACCTGCACCCTCGAAGCCAGTCGCTCCCTGGGTTGTAACCCCTGGCGGGGATTTTGGCGTGTTGCCCTTCCCCTCGCCCGTCCTTCCCTCGCCGCCGGCCTTGCCCTCGTCCTGATGGAAACCCTCAACGACTTCGGCACCGTGGAATTTTTTGGGATCACCACCTTCACCACGGGAATTTATCGCACCTGGCTCGGCATGGGGGAACGCACCGCCGCCGCCCAACTGGCCGCCGTCCTCCTCGGCTTTATCTTGATCCTGATTGCCCTCGAACGCTGGTCTCGTCGCCGCGCCAAATATTACCAAAACGCCGGCCATGCCAAACCCTTTCAGCCGTATCACCTCACAGGCTGGCGGGCGTGGGGAGCGTTGGGCGCTTGTGCTGTGCCGGTGTTGCTGGGCTGCGGTCTGCCCTTTGCCCTCTTGATTCAGATGACCCTAGCCCACTGGCAGGATACCGTAGATCAAACCTTTTGGACGCTGGCGGGCCATAGTGTGGTGTTGGCGATGATTACGGCGGTGTTGGGGGTGGCGTTGGCGGTGGTGATGGCCTATGGGCAACGCTTGCGGGGCAATTGGATGATGAATGCGTCGGTGCGTTTGGCGGCGATGGGCTATGCAATTCCGGGGTCGGTAATTGCGGTGGGGACGTTGATTCCTCTGGGGCGGTTGGATAATGGGATTGATGCCTGGATGCGATCGCACGTCAACATCTCCACCGGCCTGCTGCTGAGTGGGACGATTACCGCCCTCGTCTTTGCCTATCTCGTCCGGTTCCTCGCGGTCTCCTTCAACACCGTGGAATCCAGCCTCAGCAAAATTCAACCCAACCTTGATGATGCCTCCCGCAGCTTAGGCCAAGGGCCGACGGCAACACTCCTGAAAGTCCATGTGCCGTTACTCCAAGGGGGGTTGCTCACTGCTGCCATGCTGATTTTTGTGGATGTGATGAAGGAGTTGCCCGCGACCTTAGTCATTCGGCCGTTTAACTTTGATACCTTGGCGGTGCGGGTCTATCAATATGCGTCCGATGAACGCTTAGCCGAAGCCGCTGCACCGGCCCTGGCGATCTTGGCGGTGGGGATGATTCCGGTGATTTTGCTCAGTGTGCAGATTGCGCGATCGCGCCACTGCTAA
- a CDS encoding ABC transporter permease, protein MLTRKSFEAILLPMGAIIVALFLFGVFCLAAGANPFGVYGSIYKAAFGQWSSWQNTLIRAAPLMLSALCTALPARLGLVIIGNEGALVMGGVGAIIAGLAMGTSAPPFIVQIAMALLGMVFGGAWIAIVGALRHWRGVNETISSLLMNYIAIALLNHLVGGPMRDPSSLNKPSSFPLDDLNRLGDIPGTRIHFGLIYGIVACIIAYILIQRTTFGFAARTAGGNIRAARIAGLPVGQLTLAICFLAGSCAGLAGMVEVAAVHGRANESLNVGYGYGGILVAFVARHNPLAAAIVSILLGGILASGGILQRSHGLPDATVLLFQGLVFLCVLYSESLYGKIPALQPKSELAPPSA, encoded by the coding sequence ATGCTGACCCGCAAATCCTTTGAAGCTATTCTGCTGCCGATGGGCGCGATTATTGTGGCGTTGTTTTTATTTGGGGTGTTTTGCCTGGCGGCGGGGGCAAATCCCTTTGGGGTCTATGGCTCCATTTATAAGGCGGCGTTTGGGCAGTGGAGTTCTTGGCAAAACACCTTAATTCGGGCTGCGCCGTTGATGTTGAGTGCGCTTTGTACCGCACTGCCGGCCCGGTTGGGGTTAGTGATCATTGGTAACGAAGGAGCCTTGGTGATGGGCGGTGTGGGGGCGATCATTGCCGGGTTAGCGATGGGAACCAGTGCGCCGCCGTTCATTGTGCAAATTGCCATGGCGTTATTAGGCATGGTGTTTGGCGGGGCATGGATTGCGATCGTGGGGGCGCTGCGCCATTGGCGAGGGGTGAATGAGACGATCAGTAGTTTGTTGATGAACTATATTGCGATCGCCCTCCTCAATCACCTCGTGGGCGGGCCAATGCGCGATCCCTCGTCCTTGAATAAACCCTCTAGTTTTCCCCTCGACGACCTCAACCGCCTCGGTGATATTCCCGGCACGCGGATTCACTTCGGGTTAATCTACGGTATCGTTGCCTGCATCATTGCCTATATTTTGATTCAGCGCACCACCTTCGGGTTTGCCGCCCGTACCGCTGGCGGCAACATTCGCGCCGCCAGAATTGCCGGGTTGCCAGTGGGACAACTCACCCTGGCCATTTGTTTTCTGGCGGGGTCCTGTGCCGGGTTGGCGGGGATGGTGGAAGTGGCGGCGGTGCATGGGCGGGCCAATGAATCCCTGAATGTGGGCTATGGGTACGGCGGGATTCTGGTGGCCTTTGTGGCGCGACATAACCCCCTCGCAGCGGCAATCGTCTCAATATTGTTGGGTGGGATTCTGGCCAGTGGCGGGATTTTGCAGCGATCGCACGGTTTACCCGATGCCACCGTGCTCCTCTTTCAGGGTCTCGTGTTTCTCTGCGTCCTCTATAGCGAATCCCTCTACGGCAAAATTCCCGCCCTCCAACCGAAAAGCGAATTAGCGCCTCCGTCCGCCTAG
- a CDS encoding RRXRR domain-containing protein: protein MQRIPAQNPDGTPAMPTKSSRAQRWVAQGKAQWVKTNLRIKVVRLKAEPSGRNTQPIVVGVDPGKLYSGIAVQSAQATLFQSHLELPYPRVRERMDHRRMLRRSRRSRRINRELPFQLRNHRQKRFNNRKQQKVPPSIRANRDLEFRVVQELSQLFPIATIGYEKVRADVDLTSGRKGAKSGQGFSPVMVGQAYAIEKMEQIAPVYTRYGWQQDGNGTAQLRSALGLKKSQDKAEQIPQTHAVDGIALACGYFIEYRPFHRKRSHGYLWFGEVKLTSAPFVVIKRPPISRRQLHLMVPRKKGLRRKYGGTVTRHGFRKGDLVRAEMAGRVSVGYVSGDTTRQVSVSEFTWKRIGQFSAAKVELLYRATGILVSCPQRLSVSGAFNPAA from the coding sequence ATGCAACGCATCCCAGCCCAAAACCCTGATGGTACTCCTGCCATGCCCACCAAGAGTAGTCGCGCTCAACGGTGGGTAGCGCAGGGCAAGGCCCAATGGGTGAAAACCAATCTACGGATTAAGGTAGTGCGCCTGAAAGCGGAGCCATCGGGTCGCAATACCCAGCCCATCGTGGTCGGGGTCGATCCCGGCAAACTCTATTCAGGGATTGCCGTTCAATCCGCTCAAGCGACATTATTCCAGTCCCACCTAGAACTCCCCTACCCCAGGGTGCGTGAACGGATGGATCATCGCAGAATGCTACGGCGTTCTCGCCGCAGTCGGCGGATTAATCGAGAGTTACCCTTTCAGCTACGAAATCATCGCCAAAAGCGATTTAACAACCGTAAACAGCAGAAAGTGCCCCCCAGTATCCGAGCCAACCGAGACCTAGAGTTTCGAGTTGTTCAGGAGTTGTCCCAACTATTCCCCATTGCCACCATTGGCTACGAGAAAGTTCGCGCCGACGTGGACTTAACCTCAGGTCGAAAGGGAGCAAAATCTGGGCAAGGTTTCTCTCCGGTCATGGTGGGGCAAGCCTACGCCATTGAGAAAATGGAGCAAATTGCCCCCGTCTACACTCGCTACGGGTGGCAGCAGGATGGCAATGGCACCGCTCAACTTCGCTCTGCTTTGGGATTAAAGAAGTCTCAGGACAAAGCAGAACAAATTCCCCAAACCCATGCGGTAGATGGTATCGCTTTAGCCTGTGGATACTTCATCGAGTATCGTCCCTTCCACCGGAAACGCAGTCACGGTTATCTTTGGTTTGGAGAGGTTAAGCTCACATCTGCCCCATTTGTGGTGATTAAACGGCCACCCATCAGTCGCAGGCAACTGCACCTCATGGTTCCCCGTAAAAAGGGTCTACGCCGCAAATATGGGGGCACAGTAACCCGCCATGGATTCCGGAAGGGCGATCTAGTGCGGGCTGAGATGGCAGGTCGCGTCTCGGTGGGCTATGTGAGTGGGGATACGACTCGGCAAGTTTCTGTTTCTGAGTTCACTTGGAAGCGTATTGGACAGTTTAGTGCTGCCAAGGTTGAGCTACTCTATCGCGCCACGGGTATTTTGGTCAGTTGCCCGCAGAGATTGTCAGTCAGTGGGGCATTTAACCCCGCTGCCTGA
- a CDS encoding DnaJ domain-containing protein — MANVYRYYEILELRPGASAKAIKQAYRRLVKQWHPDRFAIATGTEQAEAEQRIKAINEAYAYLKDHRVSGQPLGDEVAPRSKVENEAEWYYIKGVEKAKQERYSDAIADFSQAIFLQPDYLAAYKYRALVYAVTGKDRRANADLRRVAQLKKRSQAPTPSPTSAATGRTRPPAVAWSCAGTLRQHRAGVTGLALSPDGRYLVSSSNDATVRMWQLSTGRSLRTLTGHTGQVHCVAVSPDGRWIASGGSDRTVRLWNLQNGRLVRTLGGWFGGHSQGVFAIAFHPDRKRLVSGSADQTVRLWAISSGKELRTLTGYSHTINAVAISPDGLTLVSSSLEKSLKIRQMGTGRLLRALRQEYRMTDLLFNADGSRLFIAGSDQQIRVWDVALGMVIQTYTGHATPISALTLSTDDQFLVSGSEDGMIKVWSVATGQADDTIHGHSDRITGLVLSPDGNTLASSSLDHTIKLWWRSGS; from the coding sequence ATGGCTAATGTTTATCGCTATTATGAGATTCTCGAACTGCGTCCGGGGGCATCGGCGAAGGCGATTAAACAGGCCTATCGGCGGTTGGTGAAGCAGTGGCATCCCGATCGTTTTGCGATCGCAACGGGCACAGAACAGGCCGAAGCCGAGCAGCGGATTAAAGCGATTAACGAAGCCTACGCCTACCTCAAAGATCATCGGGTATCGGGGCAGCCGTTGGGGGATGAGGTGGCCCCCCGCAGCAAGGTGGAAAATGAGGCGGAATGGTACTACATCAAAGGGGTAGAAAAAGCGAAGCAGGAACGCTACAGCGATGCGATCGCTGACTTTTCCCAAGCTATTTTTTTACAGCCGGACTATCTGGCGGCCTATAAATATCGGGCGTTGGTCTATGCAGTGACAGGAAAAGATCGCCGGGCCAATGCCGATCTGCGCCGCGTGGCTCAACTGAAAAAACGCAGTCAAGCCCCCACCCCATCGCCCACCTCAGCGGCAACAGGGCGGACTCGTCCCCCGGCGGTGGCCTGGTCCTGTGCCGGAACCCTGCGCCAACATCGGGCGGGGGTGACGGGGTTGGCGTTGAGTCCCGATGGGCGCTATTTGGTGAGCAGCAGCAATGACGCGACGGTGCGAATGTGGCAGTTGAGTACGGGGCGATCGCTGCGGACCTTAACCGGCCATACGGGGCAGGTTCATTGTGTGGCGGTGAGTCCTGACGGGCGGTGGATTGCCAGCGGAGGGAGCGATCGCACCGTGCGCCTTTGGAATCTCCAAAATGGCCGGTTAGTCCGAACCTTGGGGGGCTGGTTTGGGGGACATAGCCAGGGGGTGTTTGCGATCGCCTTTCATCCCGACCGCAAACGCCTTGTCAGTGGCAGCGCCGATCAAACCGTGCGCCTCTGGGCGATCAGCAGCGGCAAAGAATTACGCACCTTAACGGGGTATTCCCACACCATTAACGCCGTCGCCATCAGTCCCGATGGCCTCACCTTGGTGAGCAGCAGCCTCGAAAAGTCCCTGAAAATTCGCCAGATGGGGACGGGGCGACTGTTGCGGGCGTTGCGGCAAGAGTATCGAATGACGGATTTGCTGTTTAATGCCGACGGGTCGCGTCTGTTCATTGCGGGGTCAGATCAGCAAATTCGGGTCTGGGATGTGGCCCTGGGTATGGTGATTCAAACCTATACGGGCCACGCAACACCCATCAGCGCCCTCACCCTCAGCACCGATGATCAATTTCTGGTCAGTGGCAGCGAAGACGGCATGATCAAGGTGTGGTCAGTGGCAACGGGTCAGGCTGACGATACGATCCATGGGCACAGCGATCGCATCACCGGCCTCGTGCTCAGTCCCGACGGGAACACCCTCGCCAGCAGCAGCCTCGATCACACGATTAAACTCTGGTGGCGTTCCGGCTCCTAG
- a CDS encoding THUMP domain-containing class I SAM-dependent RNA methyltransferase: MQRYFATVARGLEPLAAQELEALGAEQVSTQFTGVEFWGDRAMLYRVNLWARTVFRVLMPIAEVSCRSAEDLYRDVQKLDWRDYLTPAHTLAVDCTGSNAALNHTHFTALQVKNAIVDQQRQRGGRRSDVDAQQPDLRLNLHIHNYTGVLSLDSSGSSLHRRGYRPAVGTAPLKETLAAALLAQIGWEGDRPLYDPCCGSGTIPLEAGLKALNIAPGLFRAQFGFETWQDFDADLWRQLRQEAESQQRDRLAAPIIGSDRDLSTLQQAHSNAEYCGLDRLIEFQTEDILEMKPPCESGVLICNPPYGHRLGNESELVEFYRQLGDRLKQQFTGWTAYILTTKALGKQVGLKASQRFPVYNGSLACTFLRYDLY; this comes from the coding sequence ATGCAGCGATATTTTGCGACGGTGGCGCGGGGTCTAGAGCCTTTGGCGGCGCAGGAATTAGAAGCCTTAGGGGCCGAGCAGGTTTCGACCCAATTTACGGGGGTGGAGTTTTGGGGCGATCGCGCCATGCTTTATCGGGTGAATCTGTGGGCGCGGACGGTGTTTCGGGTCTTGATGCCGATTGCGGAGGTGTCCTGTCGCAGCGCCGAAGACCTCTATCGTGATGTGCAGAAACTAGACTGGCGCGATTACCTGACCCCTGCCCACACCTTGGCCGTGGACTGCACCGGCAGTAATGCTGCCCTCAATCACACCCATTTCACCGCCCTTCAGGTGAAGAATGCGATCGTCGATCAACAACGCCAACGGGGGGGCCGTCGCTCCGATGTGGATGCGCAACAGCCGGATCTGCGCCTCAATCTCCACATTCACAACTACACCGGGGTACTCAGTCTCGACAGTTCCGGGAGTAGCTTGCATCGGCGGGGCTATCGGCCGGCGGTGGGCACTGCGCCATTGAAGGAAACCCTGGCGGCGGCACTGTTGGCGCAGATTGGCTGGGAGGGCGATCGCCCCCTCTATGACCCCTGTTGTGGGTCGGGGACGATTCCCCTCGAAGCGGGATTAAAGGCGTTAAATATTGCACCGGGCCTGTTTCGGGCACAATTTGGCTTTGAAACCTGGCAGGATTTTGATGCGGATCTGTGGCGACAACTGCGCCAAGAGGCGGAATCCCAACAGCGCGATCGCCTCGCGGCCCCGATTATCGGCAGCGATCGCGACCTCAGCACCCTCCAACAGGCCCACAGCAACGCGGAATATTGCGGCCTCGATCGCCTGATCGAATTTCAAACTGAAGATATTCTCGAAATGAAACCCCCCTGTGAATCAGGGGTTTTAATCTGCAATCCGCCCTATGGCCATCGTTTGGGGAACGAGAGCGAATTGGTGGAGTTTTATCGGCAGTTGGGCGATCGCCTCAAACAACAATTCACCGGCTGGACAGCCTACATCCTCACTACCAAGGCCCTCGGTAAACAGGTGGGACTCAAAGCCAGTCAACGGTTTCCGGTGTATAACGGCTCCCTCGCCTGTACCTTCCTCCGGTATGACCTCTATTGA
- a CDS encoding YkvA family protein: MPSSDPHHHSDGNHETSFWKKIKQSATAAGKAVILQALTLYYCSRDSDTPAWAKGIIISALGYFIFPLDAIPDFIPVTGYSDDFGALGLAIATVAVHIKDEHKAQAQAQLKRWFN, from the coding sequence ATGCCCAGTTCTGATCCACACCATCATAGTGATGGTAATCATGAAACGTCGTTCTGGAAAAAGATTAAGCAAAGTGCGACGGCAGCCGGAAAAGCAGTTATTTTACAGGCCCTAACGCTTTACTACTGTTCGCGAGATTCTGATACTCCTGCCTGGGCAAAGGGCATCATTATCAGTGCTCTGGGGTATTTCATTTTCCCGTTAGACGCTATCCCTGATTTCATTCCAGTGACGGGCTACAGTGATGATTTTGGTGCTTTGGGTTTGGCGATCGCGACTGTTGCTGTTCATATCAAGGATGAGCATAAAGCCCAAGCTCAGGCGCAGCTAAAAAGATGGTTCAATTAA
- a CDS encoding FAD-dependent oxidoreductase, whose product MAFDYDLVIVGHTPAGVAAALEATQQGARVALVNHNLPPAIAPYIRYGLRYWSSQQRTEWAAVDWPAITAQIQGGVAAITEQWSPAVLGMAGVDWVAGMAEFVTEPALGLQVGERVLRSRAYLLALETTTARPELAGLNVLTVDQLLTLPQLPAQLAIVGHQLDAVELAQSLQRLGSQITLICRDRLLPHEDPSLVQRIQAILDGSGVTVLPHSPIQQLKVLDGQTWLQLPEQALATDALLWLDRPQPEQSGLHLDRVQVTVHPHGIPVTATLQTHHPRIYGIGAGLGGYDLPHLAQAEATQAVHHALKRHRRAMDYRTIPIILHTDPAFARVGLTVVQARAHYGEAVLCHQTYIKDSASAALRGTTTGLCRVVVLPSGELLGAAVLGSAASEAIAVFALALAQRLTLDDLPSHLFPQPSFSEAIAELLTRWHQHHPVPRWRQWWPF is encoded by the coding sequence ATGGCGTTTGATTACGATTTGGTTATTGTGGGCCATACGCCCGCTGGTGTCGCTGCTGCCCTCGAAGCCACCCAACAAGGGGCCCGCGTCGCCCTGGTGAATCACAATCTACCACCGGCGATCGCCCCCTATATCCGCTACGGCCTGCGCTACTGGAGTTCTCAACAGAGAACAGAATGGGCGGCCGTGGATTGGCCCGCGATCACTGCCCAGATTCAAGGGGGCGTGGCGGCGATTACGGAGCAATGGAGTCCGGCGGTGTTGGGGATGGCGGGGGTGGATTGGGTGGCGGGGATGGCGGAGTTTGTCACGGAACCGGCCCTGGGGTTGCAGGTGGGGGAACGGGTGCTGCGATCGCGGGCCTATCTTCTTGCCTTGGAAACCACCACCGCCCGTCCGGAATTAGCTGGGCTGAATGTGTTGACGGTGGATCAACTGTTAACCCTGCCTCAACTGCCTGCACAGCTGGCGATCGTGGGGCATCAACTCGATGCGGTGGAACTGGCCCAAAGTTTGCAGCGGCTGGGCAGCCAGATCACCTTGATTTGTCGCGATCGCCTCCTGCCCCACGAAGACCCCAGCCTCGTCCAACGGATTCAGGCCATCCTCGACGGCAGCGGCGTGACCGTACTCCCCCACAGCCCCATTCAGCAACTCAAAGTCCTCGACGGGCAAACTTGGCTCCAACTCCCGGAACAGGCCCTCGCCACCGATGCGCTGCTCTGGCTCGATCGCCCCCAACCGGAACAGAGCGGGCTACACCTCGATCGCGTCCAAGTCACCGTCCACCCCCACGGCATTCCCGTCACGGCAACCCTCCAGACCCACCATCCCCGCATCTATGGCATCGGCGCAGGCTTAGGCGGCTACGACCTCCCCCACCTCGCCCAAGCCGAAGCTACCCAAGCCGTCCACCATGCCCTCAAGCGTCACCGCCGCGCGATGGACTACCGCACCATCCCGATCATTCTCCACACAGACCCAGCCTTTGCGCGGGTGGGGTTAACGGTGGTTCAAGCCCGCGCCCACTATGGCGAAGCGGTACTCTGCCATCAGACCTATATCAAAGACAGCGCCAGCGCGGCCCTGCGGGGAACCACCACGGGACTCTGTCGGGTGGTGGTGTTGCCGTCGGGGGAACTGTTGGGGGCGGCGGTGTTGGGGTCGGCGGCATCGGAGGCGATCGCTGTTTTTGCCCTTGCCCTCGCCCAGCGGCTAACCCTGGATGATTTACCCAGCCATCTCTTTCCCCAACCGAGTTTTTCCGAGGCGATCGCCGAACTCCTCACCCGCTGGCATCAGCATCACCCCGTCCCCCGCTGGCGGCAGTGGTGGCCGTTTTAG